The Zea mays cultivar B73 chromosome 7, Zm-B73-REFERENCE-NAM-5.0, whole genome shotgun sequence DNA segment AGTATTAATACTATATTGTGTAATTTGCAGGGTCAAAAGGATACAACTACATTGTATATGTTTGAAATAAGAGTTGCAAGGGCATACACTAGAGCTGTGATGTCAAGGTTTCAGGAGACAGTAAAATATGCAACTGCATACCGAATAGACCGTGATACAGAGGGTGAGGAACATGATTGGGTGGTGAAACATACTACAAGATCAAATAAAATTGTTTGGGGTCAACACCAATTCAAGATAAGGGCTGATGTAGATGCCGGAAAGTATTCATGTGAGTGCAAGCATTGGGAGCATACAGGTATGTTATACTAtataaaattataaaatattacGAATACATAGCTGTTTACGATTAATATATGACATAATGTATGTTTAATCAATTATAGGTCTATTTTGTGTTCATCTTGTACGCGCTTTCATGCATCTACAAATTGAAAGGATCCCAAGTGAGTATATTTTGCAACGATACACATACTCCGCGCATCAAGATGTGGCTTTTTCAAGAGACGATAGAAATTTGAAAGGAAAAGATGGAGAAACTAGATCATatagacagaagatgttgcttaaaaaAGCAATGAAAGTAGTACACCATGCGAGTATGTCTAAAGCTGGGAATGATAAAGCCCTAGAGATGATGGACGAATTATTAGGGTTATTGATGCGTGTGGAGCCTGATATAGGTACTGGTGAGAGTTGTGGCACAAGTGTTTGCGATGACATCCAGGTACGCACCTCGTGATGTTATGAATTTTGCATAATTACTTGTCGAATATGATCCATGATTGTAATGATGATATAGGTCGAAGCGTATGAAACAGAAGAAATGGCTATAGACAACTTAGGCAAATTAGATGATGGGAACGAGGTATGGAACAGATCTTTATAATGTATTACATATACAGCACTATAAAATTTGTGTCTTCACTGGAGTTTGTTTTATTTCACAGGAAATTTTAATGGGCTCTAATACAACTGAATGCAATACTAAGGATGATCAATGTAATATGCAGATATTAACATTGGAACATAACACTGACATTCGGCTGGTTGAGAGTAGTTCTATGGATGTGGAAGCTAGAAAGGTGAAAACATTGCTACAATATATGATGACATACGATAATGTAAAATCTGACTTGATATCTTTGTTTTGTAGAAACTGGAATTTCATATGGAAGGTGTAAACTTAACAAGACCAGATAAGGCCAAGCCTAAGGGAAGAACAATCAAAAGTAGTGAGCAACAAGTTTTAAAATTGGGTGCGAAAGGAGCTAAGAAGATGAGTAGGAAATGCCAGAAATGTGGCATAGCTGATGGTCACAACAGACGTACGTGTTTAACTGTCGAGGATAATAGGGTTCGATTGGCTAACCTATATGGACGTAAGCGAGGATGACCTCCTGGTTCAAGGAACAAACTCATAGCTGCAGCCCCGCAATGGAATGAGACATCAACGTCGAAAAAACGAACGGTGGATGTCGGAGATGATGATTCATCTGGTAGAGAGTAGAAGACCATAAGATACAAATATTTCCTTGTGTAAATGTGATTCCTGTGTTCATTTGACAACTTCCATAAAGAATCATAAATATACTTGCAAACTGGCATAAATGGATGTGTAATTTGTCATAAGCTTTAACAGTTATGCAGCAGTCTGACTGTACATATACTTAGCATACATGTATGTGAAAACCTGCGTAACTCTGCGTTGTGTAATGCATAAGATGGTAAGCCTGTGAACCATGACTGTACAAAAAATGACTCTGCGTAGTGTAATGCAAACTGGCATAAATGTCTGTGTAATTTGTCATAAGCTTTAACAGTTATGCAGCAAACTGACTGTACATATACTCCGGTCAATAATTATATCGTAAACATGCATACTTCCAGATAGGTTATGCAGTTATGCAGCAATCTGACTGTACAGTTATGCAGCAATCTGACTGTACATATGCAGCAATCTGACTGTACAAACATGCATAATACTGTCAATAATTATATCGTAAACTCCGGTCAAGAAACATGCATACTTCGAGGTTATTGACATAACAATATTGTACAGGAACCTGGAAGAATCAAATGCAAGAAACACACATTACATTTCAAACACAGTTTGGAACAACATTCCAGTTTAGAAAAAAGCTGATCCCAAAGTTGTCAATGACATAACTAAGAAACGTCTACGGACTTTGGCCATAATATACAGTTATGACTGATCTGAAGTTTAGGGAACCATTgtatacaaaatatattacatGACCAAACTAAACTACATCCTTTAGACCTTGAATCTTTGGATGTCTTGGAGCAGCGATAATGCTTTGTTCTTCGGGTGGAATGTGATGTAATGCAGCGCAAGAGACCGTATCTCACTGGTGTTGCCCTGCAATACAAAAACACTGAGTTAGTTATACCTCTGTTCCATGTGTTGCCATGGGCCAACTATAGAattaaatggtaaatttgtacgtACTGCTTCTATGTCTGACCGCAAAGATCCTTCGTCGCATTGATAAAATAGAATGTAACCCATGACATAAAACCCACAGTCATTTGATCCAGCTGCCATGTTAGGACAATTTTGGCACAAGTCAATTGTGAAGTTACCAAACTTGGGAAAGCATGTACTGGGCCGCACATGTTGTATTGCTTTGTTTAATCTGCTCATAATAACCTTAGCCCATGGTAACTTTCTGCCACCTGAACCCAAATGTGCAAAATGATAGTCCTTCCATGTAGTTCCACCAAGTGTTGGTCCATATGGGTTGGAATCTAAAATATGAATGCACTTCTTGACCTTGTTGACAACATACAATGTCCAATGCCCCCTGCTTACCATGGGGACCATGATCTGACCGTGTAAAAAAAGCATAAAATTAACAGGGTAACTTACAAAAGCATAACAATGTGAACTGTTCCATTTAAAAGGAATTGTGTTTGGATTATGAAATACGATTGTTACCGCTTTGCATTGGTCCAACTCATCTGTCTCAGGCAATGAATTGTCTAGAAGTGTGTGGAGTACAGATTCATCAAAAGGTTGAGGGTTGCGACTGTGTCGTTCCTGTTCCTCAAAGTTGAGTATTGACTGCAATAAACAATATAAATGGAGTGAGTGTACTTGGGTTGATATAATTTGTATATGAAAATGGTGTATGTAAGTTACAATAGTTTACCCCAACATTAACATCAAGAACCAAACTGTTCGAACTCATGGAAGTGTGCTGATTTTTTGCATCATCAATAACACATTGGATGAAACACTGCATGAATCCATTGTCGAGACACTTCCCATCGGCAAAAGATTCATATATGTCAGAACATGTCGCTGAATATTCACCATAATCTATTATGGTCCTGGTGAATTTTTTATATCAATTAGAGAGGTGGCGTAAATGTACAAGCATATAAACAAATTTAGATTAAGTATGAACTTCGTACCTGCCGGTGTCAGATTGCAGACCACACAAATATTCGCGTAGAGCTAACACAGTTTGCATCTCCGAATCAAGAGAAGCCTGGCCAACCTGTGGAGTGTTTGTAGCTGGATCGGTTTCAACATAAACCTAAAAATATATATGAAAATATACATAAAACTCTGTGAACAATTTTGACAACTATAAAGAAAATGAAAATTACTGAGCTGACATAAAGTGGAATATACGTATGTGGAATGAAGTGTCATAAACTGGCATAAAATTAATGAGCTGCCATTACTGATACATATCAAGAGAAAGAAATATTCTTGCAAActgcataaatgaatgtgtaattTATCATAGGCAGCTAGCAGTTATGTAAAAACTGCATGCACATCTACTCAGCATATATGTATATGTAAATGGGCATAACACTGATTTGTaagatgcataacctatttagacTGTGAAGCATGGCTGTACAAAATCTGTGAACAGTTGAACACTACAAAGAAAATGTAAATTACTGAGCTGACATGTtcagatggagtctgatcaaaGCATGGACCACTGTCAGGCAAGTCTGTTTCTGCCACTTGTTGTACGCCGCCAGTAGACTAACAATGATGGTATAAATGGATTACAAATTTAGTAAACTGCTAATGAGAATATAGAAAAACCACGAGGGGGTTTAGACATACCTTGATTTGCGGAGTCGCATCAAATATCGGCGCGTCAGGATCCATGTGTGGTGTTGCTTTAGGAGTGACGTTTGTATTGGTCGGCATGTTCTTGCCACCGTCACCATGTTTACCCTGAAAGAATTGTAATGGTTATATGCTATTTACATAAAACGATTAATAGAACCCTAGAATGAaaaaatacaaataataatacaAACATTACCACTGAGGTTGTAGGTGTTTTGTTCTATTTCGTTATATTTGTATGAACCAGTGGATCAATATCAGCTTCATCGGGACAACTTTCTAATAGTACACGAATATGCTGTTGCCTTAACAGTAATTCATGTACCTGTGTGTCTGTAAACTGCGTATCCAGCTGAGAAACTGGAGTAGACATATCGGGTACAGTTGGGGGGGCCGGACACGTACATCCTTCTGTACGTGTCATGAAAACAAATAAAACATTGTTAAAAATAATGGCATCAAAACCATATCGATAAATGATTGCATAACTTTTTTATATTGACGTAAATACTTTAAACAGACTAACCAGCTGTCTGGGGAAGAATATCATCTGATTTTGATGTGGTTTTCTGCACATCATAAGCATCTTCGTTGTCACCCGCCTCGGCACGGAGGACCTCATCAATTAACTCGCCAAAAACATCAGATagattgaattgtttctcaacaaTCTGCTGAAGAGTCTGTTTAATAACTGAACACGCCTTACCAACCTCCGCATCAAAATGTGACAGCTTCTCTATGAAACCCATGC contains these protein-coding regions:
- the LOC103632107 gene encoding protein FAR1-RELATED SEQUENCE 5-like, coding for MLTDQDPAMPIALGRVFPNTIHRLCLWHVQNRYMPHLNELYARFEDMDFKTRFQSIIHHPLNEMEFEAAWQMMLDDFHLHENNTLARLYEIRKDWVPAFFKGDYCGLMVSTQRSESMNKLVKSAHVDANTPLHQFAKQMMKLLHSRKMKEAKEALGCMGQKDTTTLYMFEIRVARAYTRAVMSRFQETVKYATAYRIDRDTEGEEHDWVVKHTTRSNKIVWGQHQFKIRADVDAGKYSCECKHWEHTGLFCVHLVRAFMHLQIERIPSEYILQRYTYSAHQDVAFSRDDRNLKGKDGETRSYRQKMLLKKAMKVVHHASMSKAGNDKALEMMDELLGLLMRVEPDIGTGESCGTSVCDDIQVEAYETEEMAIDNLGKLDDGNEVWNRSL
- the LOC109941031 gene encoding uncharacterized protein; the encoded protein is MGFIEKLSHFDAEVGKACSVIKQTLQQIVEKQFNLSDVFGELIDEVLRAEAGDNEDAYDVQKTTSKSDDILPQTAEGCTCPAPPTVPDMSTPVSQLDTQFTDTQNKTPTTSVGKHGDGGKNMPTNTNVTPKATPHMDPDAPIFDATPQIKSTGGVQQVAETDLPDSGPCFDQTPSEHVYVETDPATNTPQVGQASLDSEMQTVLALREYLCGLQSDTGRTIIDYGEYSATCSDIYESFADGKCLDNGFMQCFIQCVIDDAKNQHTSMSSNSLVLDVNVGSILNFEEQERHSRNPQPFDESVLHTLLDNSLPETDELDQCKAIMVPMVSRGHWTLYVVNKVKKCIHILDSNPYGPTLGGTTWKDYHFAHLGSVW